Within the Danaus plexippus chromosome 25, MEX_DaPlex, whole genome shotgun sequence genome, the region aacGGATACAAGAACTTGGATCTCATTTTAATGAtagttcttaatattaatgccGCACGTTGATTCATTGTTTTTGAGACGCCATGTAAAGTACTAAGCATTACTGATATCAATGTTGATTGTATTACTGTAATTAAAAGCAGGCCCTGATGTTGTCACCTCCGCCATGGACCTGCAACACCTGGAGATGTGTTATACGaaactgtttaatatatattttccaggTGTCGATCCGCGGCCAGGCGTTCGGGGTTGGCGCCTTCGAGGCCGATGACGAAGATATATACAGCAGAGAGGACATGACGCATTACGACTACGAGATGGGACCGGAAGTGACGACGAAGAAGCACGTCGCTAAACAGcaaaataatgttagtttaCTCTGATAATAATTTCTACATAACTTGTGTTGTGGCCTTAACAAAAGGTCATTTCCACTGTTTGATAAACATTCAACAAAAacctaaaaatacttattttttgttaatgtattaaaatcagCTTAAAAGtggagaaatatttaattattattatgatttttgatttgattgatgatttatattaaaaagataaaacatGTATTGAATAGAAATTCTAAGATGACAGcactaattgttttataactcCAGGTGCTCCAGGGCTTCGTTAAGTCCAAGGCTAAACCGCCGTCGGTGGCCTCGTACCCCCCGCCCACTCTGCCACGGGGCTATGTCCCAGCAACCAGACGCTCAAGATTCGACGAGAGTAGGCCTCCGCAGAGGGACCAAGGTGACGGAAGATATAACTAAACTGAAATAATTCTAACATTTCTCGGATTTACtacgtttttttaattatcacatCACGTCACGTGACTGTAACCAACACCCGGACGTACGGAgtccaaaataattaaaaactcttaGTAAGTCAGAAAAacgttagttttatttcagtgaACATTCGCGataatcttagatctcattgtcACGGAAACTTTTTAAGAagctaaaattataacaaaaacaaaatcactGGGCACGAAATTATATCGAGCTTCACATGTCCAGGTCTCGGACGACATGAACTGACATCAGCAGCGAGAGGAGCTCTCTTAGGAGAGACTCCCGTGGACAGCGCAGAACACACACAACGCAAGGAGCCGGGACCGCAGGCCGCGTCTGACACGAAGATGGTTGAAGTAGTTACAGACATGACCGTCCCGCCGGACGCCAGGGAGCTGAATTACATatcgataaaaaatacagacaaATCCAATCTGAAGGTTTTCAAGCCATTCGCCAGCGACCCTCAGAAGCAGCTGAGATATGAGAGGTACTTGGAGATGAAGCCAGAGAGGGAAGGCGCTAGCGATAGATTGACTCAGTGGGAGAGGGACAGAGAGATGGCGGAGTTCGAGCAGGCTGCGAAACTGTACAAGCCGTTGAGCGGCGTCATGGGCGACAGGTGATGACTCACGGCCACTAACGCTTTCAACGTGTTTAGATTCAGTACACAGTCATTAATTGCTGTACAagcaatttcaatataaacttgTATATCTTCATTGTCTATATTAATGGCGTTCCcctacaaacaaatatttcagatTCACCCGCGCCTCTGAACCCGACGACGCTTTGAATCCTCTGTGTGCGGTCGCCAAGAGTTCCATCAACTACGGCCTAGCAAGTCCCGAAATGATTGAGGCTGCGAAAAAAGGCGCGTATGGTGTCATGACAAGAAAAGAAGTGTCATGGCGACCGGAAACGCTGGTCTGTAAAAGATTCAATGTACCGGAAATTGGTGCCAGGTATGAACTcgttctatatattataccgATAGTTGTGAGTGTAatcaatatatcattaatattagtaggagtaactttttatataattatttaaatatctaaaaaatactttatatgtttaaaatgtatgtgcATATGCGATGCATGCACAATGTATGCAATGAGTTTGTTTTTTGTCCCCAGACTTGAAGAATCCAAAGAAGATAAGCCAAAAGTGTCATATTCAATATTCTCCTACATGGAATCGTCGGTTCACAGCAGGGAGAGCTTCACTCAGGAACAGAGCAAGTTCTCCGGTTCCAAGTCCTTAAATATGGAACATAAAGCCAAGAAACCTGACAAGGATGAggaaaaacaagaaaatataaacaaagacaaagaaataaatacatcgaAGAGATTGACGGTCGCGGAACTGTTTATAAGGGAATCCGAAAAAGATTTGAACGGGAGGGACAAAGAGGTGGCGCAGACCATCGAGAAGTTTGATAAGATCGATTTGTACAAATCGATTTTTCTAAGCGACAGCGAGGACGAAGGGACCGACAAAAACGATCCGGCCGATACGAACAGAAATATGGAACGGAACAATTCACCGGCGAGGGGAATCTTCGCTAACATAGACTTCGACGAACTCAACGCTTGGAGAAGAAACGCAGACAGGCGGACGGACAGAGACACGGGTAGCAAAGACACGGACAGCAAAGACACGGGTAGCAAAGACACGGACAGCAAAGGCGGTACTAAAGAGGTAGAGGACAAACATGAAGAGAACGTTAGCGAATTGATGTACGGGCCGAAGATCCCAGAAAACTTGCAAAAGAGACTAGAGGTGCCGGCGAAAGATAACTTTAAACCAGTTTATAGAAGTAAAGATAAAAGGGACGAGTCCTCGTCGAGCTCGGAGTCGTGGGTAGAGGCGGGCGCGAAGCagaagaaagaaaagaaaaagaaaagcaAGAAGCACAAGTCGAAACACAAGAAGAAACACAAAAAGAGGGATAGGtgaatctaaatatatatgaaaaataaaaacatgttgttttatttacaccgAAACTATTATCGTGTTATTAGTTACGTTTAGTTACGTTTTAAAATCCATACACTAAAATAATGACACGTAAATCAGACGTAGACGTGACGCGCTTAAAACAAATCAGTCGAAATCGTGCGcagtttgttaatattagtGAAGTAATATAACGCAACTTACGAGTGGGCGTCGGGAGTTTCAAGGTCACAGTAATGGCGGGAACGGTGTTTACTATCCAATTATTGTTATGTTCTCGGAGCGTGCGTACAGCGTGATGCGTGATAGAGATAGTGTAACCCAAATTTTAGTACATTTTCTTTGTTAGCAGACGCGCAGTCTGTGGATGCGTGATTTTCATTCGGATCTGTTGTTTTCTTCAAGGCTCTATAGTCGAGTGGAAAATAACGTACATTACtgtttttgttactaaatCTATAATGTTAGTTTTCTGCGAATAGGTAATGAATATGTCACGTTCCCTGAAATTCCTAGTTATCAATAACATTGAGGcgatggaaatatatttatatcatgtgaTAGACAAGGATGAAACATAAATTACCGTCGAAAAGAGacagtaatatataatgatggGGGAGGGAAAGAGACGCCTAGAAAACAGTTACAGCAACATCTAATGTTCCCTTCGTGATTGGACGCATGCGTCATAAGGTGATACCAGGGACGAACTaggaaaaaatcttattaaaatcattaattttcatCGTAGAATCACACAAAGAGTTAAATATggagaaattaaaattgtatctaTTATCAATGAAAACCTTGTTTCAATAAAGATCATaattggttttattataataatcattaaccAGAAATAGGAAATTAGACAGTaatgcttttaaaacaaaaaaagtcgatcctaattttattcaaactataggatattaaaaataaatcaaattac harbors:
- the LOC116775017 gene encoding G patch domain-containing protein 1 homolog, whose protein sequence is MSGSDSEEENTLRYGTPLEPYEEDELPSKKKYQPQEQYAVDEHGKRRFHGAFTGGFSAGFGNSVGTPEGWTPSSFKSSRAEKAQIANQRPEDFMDEEDRSEFGIAPRSLQANQEFTGQKRTRTSYYDGTIPGVPVLEQLLRPVHETTAVKILRKMGWRDGQGVGDRVTRTEKKKTSKQHKVYGCYMPDDMRQVSRESDSSESEFEYEQLFAPDDYEPYVLKNKNDKFGLGYEGLSRHSVLGNMVGEYDAGGSKSHLLMRDKGRKVSIRGQAFGVGAFEADDEDIYSREDMTHYDYEMGPEVTTKKHVAKQQNNVLQGFVKSKAKPPSVASYPPPTLPRGYVPATRRSRFDESRPPQRDQGLGRHELTSAARGALLGETPVDSAEHTQRKEPGPQAASDTKMVEVVTDMTVPPDARELNYISIKNTDKSNLKVFKPFASDPQKQLRYERYLEMKPEREGASDRLTQWERDREMAEFEQAAKLYKPLSGVMGDRFTRASEPDDALNPLCAVAKSSINYGLASPEMIEAAKKGAYGVMTRKEVSWRPETLVCKRFNVPEIGARLEESKEDKPKVSYSIFSYMESSVHSRESFTQEQSKFSGSKSLNMEHKAKKPDKDEEKQENINKDKEINTSKRLTVAELFIRESEKDLNGRDKEVAQTIEKFDKIDLYKSIFLSDSEDEGTDKNDPADTNRNMERNNSPARGIFANIDFDELNAWRRNADRRTDRDTGSKDTDSKDTGSKDTDSKGGTKEVEDKHEENVSELMYGPKIPENLQKRLEVPAKDNFKPVYRSKDKRDESSSSSESWVEAGAKQKKEKKKKSKKHKSKHKKKHKKRDR